The Tepidibacter aestuarii genome contains a region encoding:
- the hpt gene encoding hypoxanthine phosphoribosyltransferase, producing MYKITDVLISEEEIAKKVYELAKNIENDYKDEEVVFVGILKGACVFISDIIRKINLDIQLDFMAVSSYGMSTQSSGVVRILKDLDSDIEGKNVIVVEDIIDTGLTLSYLRENLMARNVKSLKICTLLDKPERRKCDIPVDYVGFKIPDKFIVGYGIDCAEKFRNLPYIGIVEKVD from the coding sequence GTGTATAAAATTACGGACGTTCTTATAAGTGAGGAAGAAATAGCAAAAAAAGTTTATGAACTTGCTAAAAATATAGAAAATGATTATAAAGATGAAGAAGTAGTATTTGTTGGAATATTAAAAGGTGCGTGTGTATTTATATCGGATATTATAAGAAAGATAAATTTAGATATACAATTGGATTTTATGGCTGTATCAAGCTATGGAATGTCTACTCAAAGTTCAGGGGTTGTAAGGATATTAAAAGATTTAGATAGCGATATAGAAGGTAAAAATGTAATTGTAGTAGAGGATATAATAGATACTGGTCTTACTCTTAGTTACTTGCGTGAAAATTTAATGGCCAGAAATGTAAAGTCATTAAAAATATGTACTTTACTTGATAAACCTGAAAGAAGAAAGTGTGATATACCAGTTGATTATGTAGGATTTAAAATACCTGATAAGTTCATCGTGGGATACGGAATAGATTGTGCAGAGAAATTTAGAAACTTACCTTATATAGGAATTGTTGAAAAAGTAGATTAA
- a CDS encoding double-cubane-cluster-containing anaerobic reductase, whose product MADYTKMWEELNIDIEKHDGLCEVLPMFYEDIYLSQDNRPENMNYYNFVISEVHGLRIKELQDSKKEDKKVVGSFCVFVPDEITLALDCVPVGICSGSQFWVPDGEKVMPRNTCPLIKASIGAKLSRTCPYFQSCDMVVGETTCDGKKKAWEILGEHMDVHVMDLPQMKREKDKLHWIDEMNIYKDVLEQKTGNGLSFENLKEKIELVNKKRAVLKRLYDLRKCSPVPISGKDALLVSQIAFYDDINRFIEQTNNLCDELDERVKKDEGVFDKDTPRIMITGTPMSIPNWKMHHIVETSDAVVVCEETCTGTRYFENQVSENAKSMDEQFENLASRYLGINCACFTPNEGRVEDILRYVDEYKVDAVIYNSLQFCSTYSIEYKNIERALKEKGIPVIMIETDYSEEDTGQIKTRVEALVEMVKEKKGVTA is encoded by the coding sequence ATGGCAGATTATACAAAAATGTGGGAAGAATTAAATATTGATATTGAAAAACACGATGGACTTTGCGAGGTTCTTCCGATGTTTTATGAAGATATATATCTTTCTCAAGACAATAGACCAGAAAATATGAATTATTACAACTTTGTAATATCTGAAGTTCATGGACTTAGAATAAAAGAACTTCAAGATTCAAAGAAGGAAGATAAAAAAGTTGTTGGATCTTTTTGTGTATTTGTTCCAGATGAGATAACATTGGCTTTAGATTGTGTGCCTGTAGGAATATGTTCTGGATCTCAATTTTGGGTTCCTGATGGTGAAAAAGTTATGCCAAGAAATACATGCCCTCTTATTAAAGCATCAATTGGTGCCAAGTTGAGTAGAACATGTCCATATTTCCAATCATGTGATATGGTAGTTGGAGAAACTACATGTGATGGAAAGAAGAAGGCATGGGAGATATTAGGCGAACATATGGATGTACACGTTATGGATTTACCACAGATGAAAAGAGAAAAAGATAAGCTTCATTGGATAGATGAAATGAATATATATAAAGATGTTTTAGAACAAAAAACTGGAAATGGACTTAGTTTTGAAAATTTAAAAGAGAAAATAGAGCTTGTAAATAAAAAGAGAGCAGTTTTAAAAAGATTATATGATCTTAGAAAATGTAGTCCAGTTCCTATAAGTGGAAAAGATGCTCTTTTAGTATCTCAAATTGCTTTTTATGATGATATAAATAGATTTATAGAACAGACTAATAATTTATGTGATGAGTTAGATGAGAGAGTAAAAAAAGATGAAGGTGTATTCGATAAGGATACTCCAAGAATTATGATAACAGGAACACCTATGTCTATACCAAATTGGAAGATGCATCACATAGTAGAGACAAGTGATGCAGTAGTAGTTTGTGAAGAAACTTGTACTGGAACTAGATATTTTGAAAATCAAGTTAGTGAAAATGCAAAAAGTATGGATGAACAATTTGAAAATTTAGCTAGTAGATATCTTGGAATAAACTGTGCATGCTTTACACCTAATGAAGGAAGAGTTGAGGATATATTAAGGTATGTAGATGAATATAAAGTAGATGCAGTTATATATAATTCACTACAATTCTGTTCTACATATTCAATTGAATATAAGAATATAGAAAGAGCATTAAAAGAAAAAGGAATACCTGTTATTATGATAGAAACTGATTATAGTGAAGAAGATACAGGTCAAATAAAAACAAGAGTGGAAGCTTTAGTTGAAATGGTTAAAGAAAAGAAAGGTGTTACAGCTTGA
- a CDS encoding DUF3343 domain-containing protein has product MIKYYILFDSYNDGFCFEKVLKQDKVKYTIVPTPRIISKCCGMSIMLKEEVLSCVHNLVNKNKLKNEGLYRVDKEVNKCEKLW; this is encoded by the coding sequence TTGATAAAGTATTATATTCTATTTGATTCTTATAATGATGGATTTTGTTTTGAAAAAGTTCTAAAACAAGACAAAGTAAAATATACAATAGTACCGACACCTAGAATTATAAGCAAATGTTGCGGAATGTCTATAATGTTAAAAGAAGAAGTATTATCTTGTGTACATAATTTGGTGAATAAAAATAAATTAAAGAATGAAGGTTTATATAGAGTAGATAAAGAAGTAAATAAATGTGAAAAATTATGGTAA
- a CDS encoding acyl-CoA dehydratase activase — protein sequence MLKLYTIGIDIGSVATKIVLMNDKKIVEHKVCPSGWSPKETCENLVDDILCNNNLNKKDIKSIVATGYGRVALDFVDKKITEITCHAKGAKFLNEKTSAIIDIGGQDSKAIELDDDGRVLNFIMNDKCAAGTGRFLEVICTAMAIDVKELSNIAYNGTPVKINSMCTVFAESEIISLKSKGVKKEDIAAGLVHSVVDKVSSLTSKINLNEEVFFSGGLCTNEYLKDALQTRLNKKINTDDRAQFTGAIGAALLG from the coding sequence GTGCTTAAATTGTATACAATAGGAATAGATATTGGCTCAGTTGCTACTAAGATAGTTCTTATGAACGATAAAAAGATTGTTGAACACAAAGTATGTCCCAGTGGATGGAGTCCAAAGGAAACTTGTGAGAATTTAGTTGATGATATACTTTGTAATAATAATTTGAATAAAAAAGATATAAAAAGTATCGTAGCAACGGGGTATGGAAGGGTTGCACTGGATTTTGTTGATAAGAAAATAACTGAAATCACATGCCACGCTAAAGGCGCTAAATTTTTAAATGAAAAAACTAGTGCAATAATAGATATAGGAGGGCAAGATAGCAAGGCTATTGAATTGGATGATGACGGAAGGGTTCTAAATTTCATAATGAATGATAAGTGTGCAGCGGGTACTGGAAGGTTTTTAGAGGTGATATGTACTGCCATGGCTATAGATGTAAAGGAGTTATCTAACATAGCTTATAATGGCACTCCTGTGAAGATAAACAGTATGTGTACGGTGTTTGCTGAATCTGAAATTATAAGTTTGAAATCTAAGGGAGTTAAAAAAGAAGATATAGCAGCGGGTCTTGTTCATTCGGTAGTAGACAAAGTAAGTTCTCTTACGTCAAAAATTAACTTAAATGAAGAAGTGTTTTTTTCAGGTGGATTATGTACTAATGAATATCTAAAAGATGCACTTCAAACCAGATTAAACAAAAAAATAAATACTGATGATCGAGCTCAATTCACAGGTGCAATTGGAGCTGCTCTTTTAGGGTAA
- a CDS encoding BaiN/RdsA family NAD(P)/FAD-dependent oxidoreductase, which translates to MIDKKVVVIGGGAAGMIAAAIAGGRGLDVTLIEKNSVMGKKLLITGKGRCNITNDCDVEELIENVPVNGKFLYSAFYTFTNMDVVELFNKLGVKTKVERGNRIFPVSDRSSDVVEALKKYMKQNNVKVLKGEVDKVESEDGYVKNIVLKDGKCIMCDSVIVATGGASYPQTGSTGDGYKFARQNGHNISKIKPSLVPLETKEKWVKNLQGLTLRNISVKVLNKNNKKVYDDFGELNFNSYGISGPVILSASCYIKDMDKNDYRVIIDLKPALSNEKLDNRIQRDFDKYSTKNFEEALKALLPQKMISTIIELTEIDPNKIVNQISKQERKKLIDTLKNMTLNIKKYRPIKDAIVTSGGVKINEINPSTMESKLVKGLYFAGEVIDVDAYTGGFNLQIAFSTGYLAGINC; encoded by the coding sequence TTGATAGATAAAAAAGTAGTAGTAATTGGAGGAGGAGCAGCTGGGATGATTGCAGCCGCTATTGCTGGTGGCAGAGGTCTAGACGTTACTTTGATCGAAAAGAATAGTGTTATGGGAAAGAAGCTTTTAATAACAGGAAAAGGAAGATGTAATATAACTAATGACTGCGATGTTGAAGAGTTGATTGAAAATGTTCCTGTAAATGGAAAATTTTTATATAGTGCATTTTATACATTTACTAATATGGATGTTGTAGAATTATTTAATAAATTAGGTGTTAAAACAAAAGTTGAAAGAGGAAATAGAATATTTCCAGTCTCAGATAGATCTTCTGATGTAGTTGAAGCTCTTAAAAAATATATGAAACAAAACAATGTAAAGGTTTTAAAAGGAGAAGTTGATAAAGTAGAATCAGAGGATGGATACGTAAAAAATATAGTATTAAAAGATGGAAAATGTATAATGTGTGACAGTGTAATAGTTGCAACAGGAGGAGCATCTTATCCTCAAACTGGATCAACTGGAGATGGATATAAATTTGCAAGACAGAATGGACATAATATAAGTAAAATAAAGCCATCGTTAGTTCCACTTGAGACTAAGGAAAAATGGGTAAAAAACTTACAAGGACTAACGCTTAGAAATATATCTGTAAAAGTTTTGAATAAAAATAATAAAAAGGTATATGATGATTTTGGAGAACTTAATTTTAATAGTTATGGAATATCAGGTCCTGTTATATTATCTGCAAGTTGTTATATAAAAGATATGGATAAGAACGATTATAGAGTTATAATAGATTTAAAACCAGCTTTATCTAATGAAAAGCTCGATAACAGAATACAAAGAGATTTTGATAAGTATTCAACGAAAAATTTTGAAGAAGCTTTAAAGGCTCTACTTCCTCAAAAGATGATATCTACGATAATCGAATTAACAGAGATAGACCCTAACAAAATAGTAAATCAAATATCAAAACAAGAGCGTAAGAAATTAATCGATACCTTAAAGAATATGACTTTAAATATAAAAAAATATAGACCTATAAAAGACGCTATAGTTACATCTGGGGGAGTGAAAATAAACGAAATTAATCCAAGTACTATGGAGTCTAAATTAGTCAAAGGATTATACTTTGCGGGCGAAGTTATTGACGTAGATGCTTATACAGGGGGATTTAATTTGCAGATAGCTTTTTCTACAGGATATCTTGCTGGAATTAATTGTTAA
- a CDS encoding competence/damage-inducible protein A — translation MRAEILCVGTEILLGDIVNTNAQFLAKELADLGICVYYQTVVGDNPDRLKEALKIAFSRANLVITTGGLGPTKDDLTKEVCAEFFNKELEMNKESMDYIKEYFKSQNKDMVKSNEKQACFPKDSIILKNDCGTAPGCIMKDDEKTVILFPGPPREMNYMFKNYAKPYLQKYQKDIIESKTLRLCGMGESSVEEKIKDLIEGQTNPTIAPYAKNGEVTLRITARASSNEEAKNLIEPLKNEIYSRLSLYVYGEDDTCLEFEVAKMIMDKNLTIATAESCTGGLIASRLINYPGISSVFNEGMVTYTNESKMKRLGVKKETLEKYGAVSEQTATEMAIGVAKNTGSNIGISVTGIAGPGGGSDQKPVGLVYIGVCINGVTKVKQLNLKGDRNRIRNITAIKALNFLRLECLNM, via the coding sequence ATGAGAGCAGAGATATTATGTGTTGGAACGGAAATACTACTAGGAGATATAGTTAATACTAATGCACAATTTTTAGCTAAAGAACTAGCTGATTTAGGTATTTGTGTTTATTATCAAACTGTTGTAGGTGATAATCCAGATAGATTGAAAGAAGCTCTAAAAATAGCTTTCTCAAGAGCGAACTTGGTTATTACAACTGGAGGATTAGGACCTACTAAGGATGATTTAACAAAAGAAGTGTGTGCTGAATTTTTTAATAAAGAGCTTGAAATGAATAAAGAGTCTATGGACTATATAAAAGAGTATTTTAAATCTCAAAATAAGGATATGGTTAAATCGAATGAGAAACAGGCTTGTTTTCCTAAAGATAGTATTATATTGAAAAATGATTGTGGAACAGCGCCGGGTTGTATAATGAAGGATGATGAGAAAACAGTTATACTGTTTCCTGGTCCTCCAAGAGAGATGAATTATATGTTTAAAAACTATGCAAAGCCATATCTTCAAAAGTATCAAAAGGATATAATAGAGTCTAAAACTTTAAGATTATGTGGAATGGGAGAAAGCTCTGTAGAGGAAAAAATAAAGGATTTAATTGAAGGTCAGACAAATCCAACGATAGCACCTTATGCAAAAAATGGAGAAGTAACTCTTAGAATTACAGCTAGAGCATCATCTAATGAAGAAGCTAAAAACTTGATTGAACCATTAAAAAATGAAATTTATTCAAGATTATCTTTATATGTTTATGGAGAAGATGATACTTGTCTTGAATTTGAAGTTGCTAAGATGATTATGGATAAAAACCTAACAATAGCTACCGCAGAGTCCTGTACAGGAGGACTTATAGCATCAAGACTTATAAACTATCCTGGAATATCTTCTGTCTTTAACGAGGGTATGGTTACTTATACAAACGAATCGAAGATGAAAAGACTTGGAGTAAAAAAAGAAACACTTGAAAAATATGGAGCTGTAAGCGAGCAAACTGCTACTGAGATGGCTATTGGAGTGGCGAAAAATACAGGATCTAATATAGGAATTTCTGTAACAGGAATAGCAGGTCCAGGTGGTGGAAGTGATCAAAAACCTGTTGGACTTGTATATATAGGAGTTTGTATAAATGGAGTTACAAAAGTTAAACAATTGAATTTAAAAGGAGATAGAAATAGAATACGAAATATAACTGCTATAAAAGCTTTAAACTTCTTGAGACTAGAGTGTTTGAATATGTAA
- a CDS encoding alpha/beta-type small acid-soluble spore protein has translation MTNNNNNNKAVPAAKAALNQMKLETANELGLSNYENMDKGNLTARQNGYVGGTMTKKLVEMAEQQMSGGQTK, from the coding sequence ATGACTAACAACAATAATAATAACAAAGCAGTTCCAGCAGCTAAGGCAGCATTAAATCAAATGAAGCTTGAGACAGCTAATGAATTAGGACTATCTAACTATGAAAATATGGATAAGGGAAACCTAACAGCTAGACAAAATGGTTATGTAGGTGGAACAATGACTAAGAAATTAGTTGAAATGGCTGAGCAACAAATGAGTGGAGGACAAACTAAATAA
- a CDS encoding Crp/Fnr family transcriptional regulator, protein MLNLENILKSSVLFKNIVDDNLNDILSNINYKMKSFNKNELIAIEGDPLNSIGILISGNVEIQKIYPSGKTLTISTLSSGNIFGEVIVFSQKNTYPATLVPITSSEIMFISKEDILKICTINPDILKNFMSLLSNKILMLNKKVKTLSYQTIREKIASYLLDEYSKQKKLLIKIPYSRQEMSEQFAVTRPSLSRELIKMREEELIDFDRNTILIKDLDILEDCIF, encoded by the coding sequence ATGTTGAATTTAGAAAATATTTTAAAATCAAGTGTATTGTTCAAAAATATAGTAGACGATAATTTAAATGATATTCTATCTAACATCAACTATAAAATGAAATCATTTAATAAAAACGAATTAATAGCGATAGAGGGAGATCCTTTAAATAGCATAGGTATTTTAATATCTGGTAATGTAGAAATTCAAAAGATCTACCCATCTGGTAAGACTCTTACGATTTCAACTTTATCATCAGGAAATATATTTGGAGAAGTTATAGTTTTTTCTCAAAAGAATACATATCCTGCAACTTTAGTTCCAATAACTTCTTCAGAAATTATGTTCATATCAAAAGAAGATATTTTGAAAATTTGTACAATAAATCCTGACATACTAAAAAACTTTATGTCCCTTTTATCGAACAAAATACTTATGTTAAATAAAAAAGTAAAAACACTATCTTATCAAACTATAAGGGAAAAAATTGCAAGCTACCTTTTAGATGAGTATTCAAAACAAAAAAAACTATTGATAAAAATACCATATTCAAGACAAGAAATGTCAGAGCAATTTGCTGTAACTAGGCCATCTTTATCTAGAGAACTCATAAAAATGAGAGAAGAAGAATTAATCGACTTTGATAGAAATACTATACTTATAAAAGATTTAGATATACTAGAGGATTGTATATTTTAA
- a CDS encoding TIGR01906 family membrane protein — MKKTIYYLCGGLIFFLILLISIEFYSLNSFFYFIQYDKNNVYQNITYSKEDVKNVTYNLIDYLKYDVDLDYKDIFSDKEKSHMKDVKYIFQKGFLIKRLSIIVICIIIYMGRKDMNNMLKSFNKSILSTCVVFTLLCSIISLNYYKYFTVFHKIFFNNDNWLLSPKESIIINLLPLEFFKSISIYIFMTILIVSCIVISINFFLIKRKKLEPKL; from the coding sequence ATGAAAAAAACTATATATTATTTATGTGGAGGTTTAATATTTTTTCTTATACTTTTGATCAGCATTGAATTTTATTCTTTAAATTCCTTCTTTTACTTTATTCAATACGATAAGAATAACGTTTATCAAAATATTACATATTCAAAAGAAGATGTAAAAAATGTAACTTACAATTTGATAGACTATTTAAAGTATGATGTGGATTTGGATTACAAAGACATTTTTTCAGATAAAGAAAAAAGTCATATGAAGGATGTAAAGTATATATTTCAAAAAGGATTTTTGATAAAAAGATTATCCATAATAGTTATTTGTATAATAATTTATATGGGTAGAAAAGATATGAATAATATGCTAAAGAGCTTTAATAAAAGCATTCTAAGCACATGTGTTGTCTTTACACTATTATGTTCTATAATATCTTTAAATTATTATAAGTATTTCACTGTGTTTCACAAAATATTTTTTAATAATGACAACTGGCTATTAAGTCCAAAAGAGAGTATAATAATAAATTTATTGCCACTTGAATTTTTTAAAAGCATAAGTATATATATTTTTATGACTATCTTGATTGTAAGTTGTATTGTGATATCTATTAACTTCTTTTTAATTAAAAGAAAAAAGCTAGAGCCAAAGCTCTAG
- a CDS encoding GAF domain-containing SpoIIE family protein phosphatase, translated as MKNDRDRVYNILEISKLVTASMNFFEIKDEIVSKMLNVIHPRKACINLFYKNNYKYSYLVCSATLDYIPELFSSGDSETIKIDFNEYPKYIHEAVFEKKIVWVKNIFEDDRAIMERDMAAKEGYTGRIVFPLIANNNVIGFITCYITEDDDLTQEDINFISSVSSLISLSIEITKENYKIDTLIKKLRGAINYISKATQELYANRSIDNFLSLISRQMCKLTSSESSIVILNDNNNKTQTFNQYGNENINIHKALGYVIKDDIDKNGKYYNPKDLKKYIDDDNIKSLIYFKLKVANEAVGYIAAVNSKKYTDDDIKILSIFSSQTVLAIQMYNNSKKVFEHELLEKELEIVSKQQKLMMSDTQIKFSDSKEIVFFHEPSKYIGGDFCKIIKIDESKVCIFIADVMGHGIMSNYFVAMIKGVLQTLVYEKESAGSILTKMNHILYDDFDKVNAFATARIGIFDSKTGKSVISNAGHHYSIGIKKDKEIVVDDLDFDKGMPIGVLKDMSYNEYEYNINEYELVCIYTDGIIEASNESGEEFGLDILKELIKNNYTNTTSNIYYKLKKELEIFTGKDSLEDDLLILFVKNKVD; from the coding sequence ATGAAAAATGATAGAGATAGAGTATATAATATATTAGAAATATCTAAATTAGTTACTGCATCTATGAACTTTTTTGAAATAAAGGATGAGATTGTATCTAAAATGTTAAATGTGATACATCCTAGAAAGGCTTGTATAAACTTATTTTATAAAAATAATTATAAATACTCATACTTAGTGTGTTCTGCTACTTTAGATTATATACCTGAACTATTTTCAAGTGGAGATTCAGAAACAATTAAAATAGATTTTAATGAGTATCCTAAATATATCCATGAAGCTGTATTTGAAAAGAAAATAGTTTGGGTAAAAAATATATTTGAAGATGATAGAGCGATAATGGAAAGGGATATGGCTGCAAAAGAAGGATACACAGGAAGAATAGTATTTCCTCTTATAGCCAATAATAATGTAATCGGATTTATAACTTGTTATATAACAGAAGATGATGATTTAACACAAGAAGATATAAATTTTATATCTTCTGTTTCTTCGTTAATAAGCCTTTCTATAGAAATAACAAAGGAAAATTATAAAATAGATACATTAATAAAAAAATTAAGAGGGGCTATAAACTATATAAGTAAGGCAACTCAAGAATTATACGCAAACAGGTCGATAGATAACTTCCTTTCTTTAATTAGTAGGCAAATGTGTAAGCTTACATCTAGTGAAAGCTCAATAGTAATACTTAATGATAATAACAATAAAACACAGACGTTTAATCAATACGGAAATGAAAATATAAATATACACAAGGCACTAGGCTATGTTATAAAGGATGATATAGATAAGAATGGAAAGTACTACAATCCAAAGGATTTAAAAAAATATATAGATGATGATAATATAAAGTCTTTAATATACTTTAAATTAAAGGTAGCAAATGAAGCTGTAGGATATATAGCAGCTGTAAATAGCAAAAAATACACTGATGATGATATTAAGATACTTAGTATATTTTCATCTCAAACAGTGCTTGCTATTCAAATGTATAATAATTCTAAGAAAGTATTTGAGCATGAGTTATTAGAAAAAGAGCTTGAAATTGTGTCAAAACAACAAAAACTTATGATGAGTGATACACAAATTAAATTTTCTGATTCAAAAGAAATAGTATTTTTTCATGAGCCATCAAAATATATAGGTGGAGATTTTTGTAAAATAATAAAAATAGATGAAAGCAAGGTATGCATATTTATAGCAGATGTTATGGGCCATGGCATAATGTCTAATTATTTTGTAGCGATGATAAAAGGAGTGCTTCAAACTCTAGTATATGAAAAAGAATCGGCTGGGAGCATACTGACAAAAATGAATCATATATTATATGATGATTTTGATAAGGTTAATGCATTTGCTACAGCTAGAATTGGAATATTTGATTCTAAAACTGGAAAATCAGTAATATCAAATGCTGGTCATCACTATTCTATAGGAATCAAAAAAGATAAAGAAATAGTTGTGGATGATCTTGATTTTGATAAAGGGATGCCGATAGGTGTATTAAAAGATATGTCATATAATGAATATGAATACAATATAAACGAGTATGAACTTGTATGTATATACACTGATGGTATAATAGAAGCATCTAATGAATCTGGAGAAGAATTCGGGTTAGACATATTGAAAGAGCTAATAAAAAATAATTATACTAATACTACTTCAAATATATATTATAAACTTAAAAAAGAGCTGGAAATATTTACGGGAAAAGATAGTTTAGAAGATGACTTGCTAATACTGTTTGTAAAAAACAAAGTAGATTAA
- a CDS encoding flavodoxin family protein has translation MSFLVINASPRKGKNCSIIADYIADILYDNNIKYEMINIWDMTIEYCNACGYCDKTGVCHKTDDMSQMYKKFDESDGTILISPVYFDSVPAKLKSLIDRTQAFFASKYILKRPSIDRSKKRFGMFIHVGGSKPYETQFMGGQITVDFLFKCINTKLIHNYYISNTDDLDLKSRDLYREDIKRLIIDLKNKG, from the coding sequence ATGTCATTTTTAGTTATAAATGCAAGTCCAAGAAAAGGGAAAAACTGCTCTATTATAGCCGATTATATAGCGGATATACTTTATGACAACAATATCAAATATGAAATGATAAATATATGGGATATGACCATAGAGTACTGTAATGCATGTGGGTATTGTGATAAGACAGGGGTTTGTCACAAAACTGATGATATGAGCCAGATGTACAAAAAATTTGATGAATCTGATGGAACAATACTTATATCTCCTGTTTACTTTGACAGTGTTCCCGCAAAACTTAAAAGTCTAATAGATAGAACTCAAGCTTTTTTCGCAAGTAAATATATATTAAAAAGACCATCTATAGATAGAAGTAAAAAAAGGTTTGGGATGTTTATACATGTAGGAGGAAGTAAGCCTTATGAAACTCAATTTATGGGAGGTCAAATAACAGTCGACTTTTTATTTAAGTGTATAAATACAAAATTAATTCATAATTATTATATATCTAATACTGATGATTTAGATTTAAAAAGCAGAGATTTATATAGAGAAGATATAAAAAGATTAATCATAGATTTAAAGAACAAGGGCTAG
- the aroC gene encoding chorismate synthase: MLRYLTSGESHGKALITIIEGIPSNLNIDVDNINRELSRRQQGYGRGDRMKIEKDKVNILSGMRGSNTIGSPIAIEIKNTDYENWKEYMNPVEEIDKETKMVSKVRPGHADMVGSLKYDFEDVRNVLERASARETASRVAVGAICKEFLSKFDIDFTSHVIQIGKHKINKHFEFDYIKKESNISEVRCVDKEYEELFIDEIKKAKEEGDSLGGIFEVRIKNVIPGLGSYVHYDKKLDSQLSAHIMSIQAIKGVEFGIGFEMAGLKGSEVHDEIYYSKETGIYRNTNRLGGIEGGMSTGEEIVIRGVMKPIPTLYKPLNSIDINNLENYKASIERSDNCALPAACVVAENVCAFVIAKFFMEKFGQDNMNDIIKSYQNYLERLSDRGWKMDTKSI; this comes from the coding sequence ATGCTTAGATACTTAACTAGTGGAGAATCTCATGGAAAAGCCTTGATAACTATAATAGAAGGCATTCCGTCTAATCTAAATATAGACGTTGATAATATAAATAGAGAATTATCAAGAAGACAACAAGGATATGGTAGAGGAGATCGAATGAAGATAGAAAAGGATAAAGTAAATATTTTATCTGGAATGAGAGGTAGTAATACTATAGGAAGTCCTATAGCTATTGAAATAAAAAATACGGATTATGAAAACTGGAAAGAATATATGAACCCAGTTGAAGAAATAGATAAAGAAACTAAGATGGTTTCAAAAGTAAGACCTGGACATGCTGATATGGTTGGCAGTTTAAAGTATGATTTTGAAGATGTTAGAAATGTTTTGGAAAGAGCAAGTGCCAGAGAAACAGCATCAAGAGTTGCAGTAGGGGCTATTTGTAAGGAGTTTTTATCAAAATTTGATATAGATTTTACATCTCATGTAATACAAATAGGAAAACATAAAATAAATAAACATTTTGAATTTGATTACATAAAAAAAGAATCTAATATATCTGAGGTAAGATGTGTAGATAAAGAGTATGAAGAACTATTCATAGATGAAATAAAAAAAGCGAAAGAAGAAGGAGATAGTTTAGGTGGTATATTCGAGGTTAGGATAAAAAATGTTATTCCTGGACTTGGATCTTACGTTCATTATGATAAAAAGCTTGATTCTCAGTTAAGTGCTCATATTATGTCTATACAAGCTATAAAAGGAGTAGAGTTCGGAATTGGGTTTGAAATGGCAGGCTTAAAGGGATCTGAAGTTCATGATGAAATATACTACTCAAAAGAAACAGGAATATATAGAAATACTAATAGATTAGGTGGTATAGAAGGTGGAATGAGTACTGGTGAGGAAATAGTAATTAGAGGTGTTATGAAGCCTATACCTACTTTATATAAGCCGCTTAATAGTATAGATATAAATAATCTTGAAAATTATAAGGCATCAATAGAAAGGTCAGATAACTGTGCTTTACCTGCTGCTTGTGTTGTAGCTGAAAATGTATGTGCGTTTGTCATTGCAAAGTTCTTTATGGAAAAGTTTGGGCAAGACAATATGAATGATATAATTAAAAGCTATCAAAATTATTTAGAGAGGTTGTCTGATAGAGGATGGAAAATGGATACAAAGTCTATATAA